A part of Pieris napi chromosome 9, ilPieNapi1.2, whole genome shotgun sequence genomic DNA contains:
- the LOC125052587 gene encoding lipase member H-like encodes MFIQLFVIFLSLYHVKSADLWVFDSNGSYTSTPLKSPLGLLNSSFNVTLDTVFFAFGFNNTPSTVTVIAITKAYIELKQNTDMNYVLLNWEKEASTEIAGPIIHYPTTGILNAKRIGEALGDALLELSNHGLDLKRVHLMGHSLGSHLVGHAGKQTTKQQKPVGRITGLDPAGPLYDSPTLLHPLRETDAIFVVGIHSDPVVYGTSENVGHVDVWLNCGMRHQPGCRENSLA; translated from the exons atgtttattcaactttttgtaatatttctca gccTATACCATGTTAAGTCCGCGGACTTATGGGTTTTCGACAg TAATGGCAGTTATACGTCAACGCCGCTGAAATCGCCTTTAGGCCTATTAAATTCATCGTTCAATGTGACGTTAGACACGGTGTTTTTTGCGTTTGGATTTAATAATACGCCTAGTACAGTCACAGTTATAGCTATAACAAAGGCATACATAGAACTCAAACAGAACACTGATATGAACTATGTACTTCTAAATTGGGAAAAAGAAGCGTCTACTGAAATCGCGGGGCCCATTATTCATTACCCAACTACAGGCATTCTCAACGCTAAAAGA ATTGGCGAGGCCTTGGGTGATGCACTTCTAGAATTGTCAAACCACGGACTGGATTTGAAGCGCGTACATTTAATGGGACACTCACTTGGATCTCATCTAGTGGGTCACGCTGGTAAGCAAAcaacaaaacaacaaaaacCCGTTGGAag AATCACCGGTTTAGACCCAGCAGGGCCCCTATATGATAGTCCTACATTACTACATCCGTTACGAGAGACTGATGCCATTTTCGTAGTAGGTATCCATAGTGACCCTGTCGTATATGGTACATCAGAAAATGTCGGGCATGTTGACGTTTGGCTTAATTGTGGCATGAGACATCAACCAGGCTGTCGTGAGAACTCTTTAG CATGA